One part of the Desulfonema ishimotonii genome encodes these proteins:
- a CDS encoding magnetosome protein MamC, with the protein MSAHNTSVNPGQPVNANLNYQQYTQPINADYNYNIRQSGTLYPARTYYSTAPTTSYVPRASLMMAGVGAIVGGTAAAAKNIRRVREQQIDRREAVKDTAKEAAGAAVATGTATAVMGYVRAGSLVSLLGTIVVATGTKYLWDCATASAPAAAPCDCQTTDK; encoded by the coding sequence ATGTCTGCACATAATACCTCGGTAAACCCGGGACAGCCGGTCAATGCGAACCTCAACTACCAGCAGTATACCCAGCCGATCAACGCCGACTACAATTACAACATCCGCCAGTCCGGCACCCTGTATCCCGCCAGAACCTATTACAGCACCGCCCCGACGACCAGCTATGTGCCCCGCGCATCGCTGATGATGGCCGGCGTGGGCGCGATTGTCGGAGGGACAGCCGCTGCCGCCAAAAATATCAGGCGGGTGCGGGAACAGCAAATCGACCGCCGGGAAGCGGTCAAAGATACGGCCAAAGAGGCTGCGGGCGCAGCCGTTGCCACCGGCACGGCCACCGCTGTCATGGGGTATGTAAGAGCCGGAAGCCTGGTCTCTCTGCTCGGCACCATCGTTGTTGCCACCGGAACCAAGTATCTCTGGGACTGCGCCACAGCTTCGGCCCCCGCAGCAGCGCCCTGTGACTGCCAGACAACGGATAAATAA
- a CDS encoding heavy metal translocating P-type ATPase, with protein MTTACSPPPECARIVHELPRRIRFSCPVLHNPALDTAYLEAMLRNIPGVDSVRINLRGISVVVCYDGDPTVKGRITALLNDLPEELWQPDTDRNGTADGLNVAARGIMTLLTPAIPRQIVGPLSTAMSLPTLAEGLETLLTRGVKVEVLDGAAVGLSLLRRDYFTANAIVALLNLGQYLEQLSEDRTTDLLRSLLRPRGETVWAERDGQEVSVPMDELVIGDLVICGPGELIPVDGMVAHGEASVNQSSITGESVPVHVSPASDVFSGSVVEEGRIKIEARQVGAETGMARISRFLETSVRHKSKAQKQSDALADSLVPITFGLGVLLYLITRDISRAASVLTVDYSCAIKVATPVAVKMGMFTAAHCGVLLKGAEAMDALSRVDTVVFDKTGTLTSGQLELTDAVPFNGISPDELLAVAAGAEAHYAHPVAKAVVRAAEMKGVELPPVGQVDFVVAHGVSAYVEEKRVLVGSHHFIHEDEGIDCSAADEAARSLREAGNSLLYVAREEKLVGVIALRDELRPESAQVLRDLKAAGIRKTVILTGDHKDTAEAIAAQLDALDEIHWELKPEDKARIVGNLREDGHYLAFVGDGVNDAPALVSAHVGICMPDGADLARESAQVVLLKEDMNTLVKAREIAVRTRQVIRNCFHSAVGLNSLILLFATTGRFSPLMSAILHNSSTIGILAYAALGAMQKPKAGVHAEES; from the coding sequence ATGACGACCGCATGCTCACCCCCGCCGGAATGCGCCCGAATTGTTCATGAACTGCCCCGGCGCATCCGGTTTTCCTGTCCGGTCCTGCACAATCCGGCGCTGGACACCGCCTATCTGGAGGCCATGCTTCGGAATATCCCCGGCGTCGATTCCGTGCGAATCAATCTCCGGGGAATCAGCGTGGTGGTCTGCTATGATGGCGACCCGACCGTAAAGGGGCGGATCACAGCCCTGCTCAATGATTTGCCCGAAGAACTCTGGCAGCCGGATACGGACCGGAATGGCACTGCTGACGGACTGAATGTTGCCGCACGGGGAATCATGACACTGCTGACCCCGGCCATCCCCCGGCAGATTGTCGGGCCGCTGAGTACGGCCATGTCCCTGCCCACCCTTGCCGAAGGTCTGGAGACACTGCTGACCCGGGGCGTCAAGGTGGAGGTGCTGGACGGGGCTGCCGTGGGACTCTCTTTGCTGCGGCGGGATTATTTTACGGCCAACGCCATTGTGGCCCTGCTGAATCTGGGGCAGTATCTGGAACAGCTTTCCGAGGACAGGACCACCGACCTGCTCAGGAGTCTGCTCCGCCCCCGGGGCGAAACCGTCTGGGCAGAGCGGGACGGGCAGGAGGTTTCCGTGCCGATGGACGAACTGGTGATCGGCGATCTGGTCATCTGCGGGCCGGGCGAGCTGATTCCGGTGGACGGCATGGTGGCGCACGGCGAGGCATCGGTCAATCAGAGTTCCATCACCGGCGAATCGGTTCCCGTTCATGTGTCGCCCGCCTCCGATGTTTTCTCCGGGTCGGTGGTGGAGGAGGGGCGGATCAAAATAGAGGCCCGGCAGGTGGGGGCGGAGACCGGCATGGCCCGGATCAGCCGCTTTCTGGAAACATCGGTGCGCCACAAATCCAAAGCGCAGAAACAGAGCGACGCGCTGGCCGACAGCCTGGTGCCCATCACCTTCGGCCTCGGCGTCCTCCTCTACCTGATCACCCGCGACATTTCCCGCGCGGCCTCGGTGCTGACGGTCGATTATTCCTGCGCCATCAAAGTGGCCACGCCGGTGGCCGTCAAAATGGGCATGTTCACGGCGGCCCACTGCGGTGTGCTGCTCAAGGGGGCCGAGGCAATGGACGCCCTTTCCCGTGTCGATACGGTGGTCTTTGACAAGACCGGAACCCTGACGAGCGGGCAGCTGGAACTGACCGACGCGGTGCCGTTTAACGGCATTTCGCCTGACGAACTGCTGGCCGTGGCGGCAGGCGCGGAAGCCCATTACGCTCACCCGGTGGCAAAGGCTGTCGTCCGGGCTGCGGAGATGAAGGGCGTTGAACTCCCGCCGGTGGGCCAGGTCGATTTTGTCGTGGCCCACGGCGTGTCGGCCTATGTGGAAGAGAAGCGGGTGCTGGTGGGCAGCCACCATTTCATCCATGAGGATGAGGGGATTGACTGTTCGGCAGCCGATGAAGCAGCCCGTTCCCTGAGAGAAGCAGGAAACAGCCTGCTCTATGTGGCTCGCGAGGAGAAACTGGTCGGCGTCATTGCCCTGCGGGACGAGCTTCGGCCCGAATCCGCCCAGGTTCTGCGCGACCTTAAGGCCGCCGGAATCAGAAAGACGGTGATACTGACCGGGGATCACAAAGACACGGCAGAGGCGATTGCCGCACAACTGGACGCGCTGGATGAAATCCACTGGGAGCTGAAACCCGAGGACAAGGCCCGTATTGTCGGGAACCTCAGGGAGGACGGCCACTATCTGGCCTTTGTGGGCGACGGCGTCAACGACGCCCCGGCCCTGGTTTCCGCCCATGTGGGCATTTGCATGCCGGACGGCGCGGATCTTGCCCGGGAGTCGGCCCAGGTGGTTTTGCTGAAAGAGGATATGAACACACTGGTAAAAGCACGGGAAATTGCTGTCAGAACCCGGCAGGTGATCCGAAACTGCTTTCACTCTGCCGTGGGGCTGAACTCGCTGATATTGCTCTTTGCCACCACAGGCCGGTTTTCTCCGCTGATGTCAGCAATTCTCCACAATTCAAGCACCATCGGCATCCTGGCCTATGCGGCACTGGGCGCCATGCAAAAGCCGAAAGCAGGCGTTCACGCGGAGGAGTCATAA
- a CDS encoding HD domain-containing protein: protein MDAEYRQADSEANLVEQVRAQVRHFFEDARGSHGWDHTRRVCRLCEQIGAAEQADMTVLRIAALLHDIGRADQDRANGEICHARQGAKRAVPLLRPLDLSAERKENILHCIRCHRFRGENVPETPEAKVLFDADKLDGIGAVGVARAYLFAGEIGARLHSSGVPPEETAPYSREDTGYREFRVKLCGVKDRMLTPTGRKMAEDRHAFMTAFFDRFLAEYEGRL from the coding sequence ATGGACGCGGAATACAGGCAGGCCGATTCGGAAGCGAACCTCGTTGAACAGGTCCGGGCGCAGGTCAGACATTTTTTTGAGGACGCACGGGGAAGTCATGGCTGGGACCACACGCGCCGGGTCTGCCGTCTGTGCGAGCAAATCGGCGCTGCGGAACAGGCCGATATGACGGTGCTGAGAATCGCCGCCCTGCTCCACGATATCGGCAGAGCCGATCAGGACCGGGCAAACGGTGAAATCTGTCACGCCCGGCAGGGCGCAAAGCGGGCAGTTCCGCTCCTCCGACCGCTTGATCTGTCGGCGGAGCGGAAGGAAAATATTCTGCACTGCATCCGCTGCCACCGGTTTCGCGGGGAAAATGTGCCGGAAACCCCGGAGGCGAAAGTCCTTTTTGACGCGGACAAACTCGATGGCATCGGCGCCGTGGGCGTGGCCCGTGCCTATCTCTTTGCCGGAGAAATCGGTGCCCGCCTGCACAGCTCCGGTGTACCCCCCGAAGAGACGGCCCCCTATTCACGGGAGGATACGGGATACCGGGAGTTCCGGGTCAAACTGTGCGGCGTCAAAGACCGTATGCTGACCCCGACCGGCAGAAAAATGGCCGAGGACCGGCACGCCTTTATGACCGCCTTTTTTGACCGGTTCCTGGCAGAGTATGAGGGGAGGCTCTGA
- a CDS encoding substrate-binding periplasmic protein has translation MKKICLFILIFVFTLNSSLFADDSMTLAYFDDFAPYSWKENNKMFGILIDIADESLHRQMGIDVKHQGFPWARAQRLVKNGTAHALITNGPLRKEWTQYSEAVLELKTTLFIKKGNPKLHQLEKIKVLEDLRPFTMVDYRGNGWCKENLIDNNFKVFITDNQKMIFPMLIKERADVYINDSLVSRYVIKKLGLQSQIVEIPVKIDSVPFHLCIEKNSAFTKILPKFNKTILQMKKNGDLQKIIEKYRYRSDSTIISSQRYLDIPQNKGGNSRIVTR, from the coding sequence ATGAAAAAAATATGCTTATTTATTTTAATCTTTGTTTTTACACTTAATTCATCTCTTTTTGCGGATGACTCTATGACGCTCGCTTATTTCGATGATTTTGCCCCGTATTCCTGGAAAGAAAACAATAAAATGTTTGGCATTCTTATTGATATTGCTGATGAATCTTTACACAGACAGATGGGAATAGATGTAAAACATCAAGGTTTTCCTTGGGCACGGGCTCAACGATTGGTAAAAAACGGAACCGCTCACGCACTTATTACAAACGGTCCTCTGCGTAAGGAATGGACACAGTATAGTGAAGCGGTTCTTGAATTAAAAACCACTCTGTTCATAAAAAAAGGGAATCCGAAACTTCATCAGTTGGAAAAGATAAAAGTTCTTGAAGATCTCAGACCCTTCACAATGGTAGATTATCGCGGAAACGGCTGGTGTAAAGAAAATCTTATAGATAATAATTTCAAAGTCTTTATCACCGATAATCAGAAAATGATTTTCCCGATGCTGATTAAAGAAAGAGCAGATGTATATATTAATGATTCACTTGTATCACGGTATGTTATAAAAAAACTCGGTTTGCAAAGCCAGATAGTTGAGATTCCTGTTAAAATTGACAGTGTTCCTTTTCATTTATGCATTGAAAAAAATTCTGCTTTTACAAAAATTCTTCCAAAATTCAACAAAACAATTCTGCAAATGAAAAAGAATGGTGATTTGCAAAAGATTATTGAGAAATACAGATATAGATCAGATTCAACCATTATATCCTCACAACGTTATTTGGATATACCCCAGAATAAAGGGGGGAATTCAAGGATTGTTACAAGATAA
- a CDS encoding YtxH domain-containing protein: MSYQTHPASYAPGIAQQYSDNQAAYYAYNQNYINEDAYNYGYAGDGTYLPQQAQMAGPAAWFNFSDGSYLKGFLVGAAVTLVVANPTVQKTIVRGAVKIWSTFQGGLEEVKENIQDVKAEMSGK, encoded by the coding sequence ATGTCGTATCAAACTCATCCGGCGAGCTATGCGCCGGGAATAGCACAACAATATTCGGACAACCAGGCCGCCTACTATGCGTATAACCAGAATTATATAAACGAGGATGCTTATAATTACGGCTATGCGGGAGACGGAACCTATCTGCCCCAGCAGGCCCAGATGGCCGGACCGGCGGCCTGGTTCAATTTCTCCGACGGAAGCTATCTCAAGGGCTTTCTGGTCGGGGCCGCAGTAACGCTGGTCGTTGCCAACCCCACAGTTCAGAAGACCATCGTCAGAGGGGCCGTCAAGATATGGTCCACGTTTCAGGGTGGCCTGGAGGAAGTCAAGGAGAACATCCAGGACGTCAAGGCCGAAATGAGCGGCAAATAA
- a CDS encoding heavy metal translocating P-type ATPase: MEKQMRFNGFRSSQDNIVLRDILEIRHAIPGRIRFRARPIRHNRAAADRAEAKIREIEGVIWTRANLRCGSLAIGYSKDRLAEDALICSLRDHFAPKATVSPEKNGCACSAPGHHGGVRSGLAWFSGMTAVTGAVFVQESLLGLTVAQTLLSPLGIITALAAVPLVIRGLKSIRERRFTLESFLGATIVAAVAAGEAVAALEILWITSGADLLTAWITERSRRAVRDILDVTAKNTYILVEGVEVEVPVDQVEPGDIVAIHTGEKISVDGVIADGEAVVDESPINGRAELAARAEGNTVFAGTFVREGVIHVRAEKVGDRTYLSRILRMVEDSLENKAPIEGAAEDLARKLIRVGFATTFGTLLITGSLWRAFTVMLVMACPCATVLAASTAISAALNAAARRHILIKGGRYLEEVGTADVVCFDKTGTLTTNQPEIRAMFNVDGVTADDLILLACTAEKHNSHPLAHAIRAEAERRDIQPIPHDVCEFFLGRGVRSEARGEEILVGNAKLMRQFDISISPVNAAYEEFYAQGLTSVFVAKDGKILGAIAVANQNRPDVVRIVRRIQQDGTEIAMITGDEKCSAMNLTAQLNISECHYSVMPEEKSDIVRAMKAKGKKVLMVGDGINDALALAEADVGIAMGAGGSEVAIEAADIALVRDELTGVVYVRSLSRETMRIVRQNFWIATGTNLGGVVLGALGVLSPVMAGMIHIVHTAGILANSGRLLFYKAPPLPGISASAEEAGSEPEAMSDSNILYLNNLRKIA; encoded by the coding sequence GTGGAAAAACAGATGCGCTTTAACGGGTTCCGGTCATCACAAGACAATATCGTACTCAGAGACATCCTTGAAATCAGGCACGCCATCCCGGGACGGATACGCTTCCGCGCCCGACCGATCCGTCACAACCGGGCGGCTGCCGACCGGGCCGAGGCTAAAATCCGGGAAATTGAGGGCGTCATCTGGACACGGGCGAATCTCCGATGCGGCAGTCTGGCCATCGGATACAGCAAAGACCGCCTTGCGGAGGATGCGCTGATCTGTTCGCTCCGGGATCATTTTGCCCCCAAAGCCACTGTATCGCCTGAAAAAAACGGCTGTGCCTGTTCCGCTCCCGGACATCATGGCGGCGTCCGCTCCGGCCTCGCCTGGTTTTCGGGCATGACAGCGGTTACCGGGGCGGTCTTTGTACAGGAGAGCCTGCTGGGCCTGACGGTTGCCCAGACACTCCTCTCTCCTCTGGGTATCATCACCGCGCTGGCCGCCGTGCCCCTCGTCATCCGGGGGCTGAAAAGCATCCGGGAGCGCCGCTTTACGCTGGAAAGCTTTCTGGGCGCAACCATTGTGGCCGCAGTGGCCGCAGGCGAGGCGGTGGCCGCCCTTGAAATTCTCTGGATCACCAGCGGGGCAGACCTGCTCACGGCGTGGATTACCGAGCGTTCCCGCCGGGCCGTCCGCGACATTCTCGACGTGACCGCCAAAAACACCTACATCCTGGTGGAAGGCGTCGAAGTGGAAGTCCCGGTGGATCAGGTGGAGCCGGGCGACATCGTCGCCATACACACCGGTGAAAAGATCTCGGTGGACGGTGTGATCGCGGACGGCGAGGCCGTGGTGGACGAGTCGCCCATCAACGGACGGGCCGAGCTTGCGGCCCGTGCTGAGGGCAACACGGTATTTGCCGGAACCTTCGTGCGCGAAGGCGTCATTCACGTCCGGGCCGAAAAGGTCGGCGACCGGACCTATCTCTCCCGGATCCTCCGCATGGTGGAGGACTCGCTGGAAAACAAGGCCCCCATCGAAGGCGCTGCCGAAGATCTGGCCCGAAAACTGATACGGGTCGGCTTTGCCACCACCTTCGGCACGCTGCTCATCACCGGTAGCCTGTGGCGGGCCTTCACCGTCATGCTGGTCATGGCCTGCCCGTGTGCCACGGTGCTGGCCGCATCCACGGCCATCAGCGCGGCCCTCAACGCCGCCGCCCGCCGCCATATCCTCATCAAGGGCGGGCGATATCTTGAAGAGGTGGGAACCGCCGATGTGGTCTGTTTTGACAAGACCGGCACCCTGACCACCAACCAGCCGGAAATCCGGGCCATGTTCAATGTGGACGGCGTGACCGCCGATGACCTGATTCTCCTGGCCTGCACAGCGGAGAAACATAATTCCCATCCTCTGGCCCACGCTATCCGCGCCGAAGCGGAGCGCCGGGACATTCAGCCGATCCCCCACGATGTCTGTGAATTCTTTCTGGGCAGGGGCGTCCGTTCCGAAGCGCGCGGAGAGGAAATCCTGGTCGGCAATGCCAAGCTGATGCGGCAGTTCGACATTTCCATCAGCCCCGTAAATGCGGCCTATGAAGAATTTTACGCGCAGGGGCTGACCTCTGTGTTTGTTGCCAAAGACGGGAAAATACTGGGCGCCATCGCGGTTGCCAATCAGAATCGCCCGGATGTGGTGCGCATCGTCCGCCGGATTCAGCAGGACGGAACGGAGATTGCCATGATTACCGGCGACGAAAAGTGTTCGGCCATGAACCTGACGGCGCAGCTCAATATCTCCGAATGCCACTACTCGGTGATGCCCGAGGAAAAATCCGATATCGTCCGGGCAATGAAAGCGAAGGGCAAAAAGGTTCTGATGGTGGGCGACGGTATCAACGATGCGCTGGCGCTGGCCGAGGCGGATGTGGGTATTGCCATGGGCGCGGGCGGCTCCGAAGTCGCCATTGAAGCGGCGGACATTGCGCTGGTGCGGGACGAACTGACCGGCGTGGTCTATGTCCGTTCCCTCAGCCGCGAAACCATGCGCATCGTCCGGCAGAATTTCTGGATCGCTACCGGAACCAATCTGGGGGGCGTGGTTCTGGGAGCGTTGGGCGTGCTGTCGCCGGTCATGGCCGGTATGATCCATATTGTCCACACTGCCGGAATTCTGGCCAATTCGGGACGGCTGCTGTTTTACAAGGCCCCGCCCCTTCCCGGAATTTCGGCGTCCGCCGAAGAAGCGGGCTCAGAGCCGGAAGCGATGTCGGATTCCAATATTCTGTATCTGAATAATCTCAGGAAAATCGCATAA
- a CDS encoding DMP19 family protein, with translation MDKKYLSGIIEDVFQISDSDLFFKKLRDTIFDHFNPDREYDYYHKLPRFSKMVIALYSFYTASELEGFGPFLLSSSGDFSEDIKDFLKNIKAYKTHDIMEEISSFFPGNKIPEDEVVRNDIIYDLKDSVPDFDFFDRQTLKYNEHKDDIPKLLKYFLETNIIQFVGELKSYCSKKMMSEEQIKECLDDAEKEVDLIEKILK, from the coding sequence ATGGACAAAAAATATTTATCAGGGATTATTGAAGATGTTTTTCAAATAAGTGATAGTGACTTATTTTTTAAAAAATTAAGAGATACAATTTTTGACCATTTTAACCCCGATCGTGAATATGATTATTATCATAAATTGCCTCGTTTCTCTAAAATGGTTATAGCATTATACAGCTTTTATACCGCATCAGAGCTTGAAGGATTTGGTCCTTTTTTATTAAGTTCTTCTGGAGATTTTTCTGAAGATATAAAAGATTTTCTTAAAAACATAAAGGCTTATAAAACACATGATATTATGGAAGAAATATCATCTTTTTTTCCTGGAAACAAAATCCCTGAAGATGAGGTGGTTCGAAATGACATTATATATGATTTGAAAGACTCCGTACCGGATTTTGATTTTTTTGACAGGCAAACGCTCAAATATAATGAACATAAAGATGACATTCCGAAGCTTTTAAAATATTTTTTGGAGACAAACATTATTCAGTTTGTTGGAGAACTGAAAAGCTATTGTTCGAAAAAAATGATGTCAGAAGAACAAATAAAAGAATGTCTTGATGATGCGGAAAAAGAAGTTGATTTAATTGAGAAAATATTAAAGTAA
- a CDS encoding transposase family protein has translation MLTYEKLSRKPGTFRRLTGVSVGVFSEMAGKVGPLWEKRRNNCRNHALPGVENHLLAMLIYHSCYVTYEFMGFFFDCDKTTVMRAVRRIEKMAIRVIHIEKKHEISASGTEYLIPDATEQPVQRPKKKQRKSYSGKKKGHTQKIRLITDQEGKIRAVSGTYPGRTHDFTIYKKQKGRDRFPGVPKKADNGYQGIRKYDRNAQIPYKKPRGGELTAEQKDFNRRLSKKGSPIEVVMKY, from the coding sequence TTGCTGACATATGAGAAATTGTCACGAAAGCCCGGCACCTTCAGGCGGCTGACCGGAGTCAGCGTCGGTGTTTTTTCCGAAATGGCCGGAAAAGTCGGCCCGCTGTGGGAAAAAAGGCGGAACAACTGCAGAAATCATGCCTTGCCCGGTGTTGAAAACCACCTCCTCGCCATGCTGATTTACCACAGCTGTTATGTGACTTACGAATTTATGGGATTTTTCTTTGATTGTGATAAAACCACCGTGATGCGGGCGGTAAGGCGGATTGAAAAGATGGCCATCCGGGTGATTCATATTGAGAAAAAACATGAGATCTCCGCTTCGGGCACCGAATATCTCATACCTGACGCGACAGAGCAGCCCGTACAGCGCCCGAAAAAGAAACAGCGGAAATCTTACAGCGGCAAAAAAAAGGGGCACACTCAGAAAATACGGCTCATCACCGACCAGGAGGGGAAAATCCGCGCGGTATCCGGGACATATCCCGGCAGAACCCATGATTTCACCATTTATAAAAAGCAGAAGGGGAGAGACCGTTTTCCCGGGGTTCCGAAGAAGGCCGACAACGGCTATCAGGGGATACGGAAATATGACAGAAATGCTCAGATTCCTTATAAAAAACCCCGGGGCGGAGAGCTGACCGCCGAACAGAAAGATTTCAACCGGAGACTTTCAAAAAAAGGTAGTCCTATAGAAGTAGTGATGAAATATTGA